Proteins from one Xenopus tropicalis strain Nigerian chromosome 1, UCB_Xtro_10.0, whole genome shotgun sequence genomic window:
- the atp5f1d gene encoding ATP synthase subunit delta, mitochondrial, whose translation MLSARALFALRRAVFSQVRTYAEAAPAGAPAMSFTFASPTQVFYSGASVKQVDVPTLTGMFGILPAHVPTLQVLRPGIVTVFSDDGGATKYFVSSGSVTVNADSSVQLLAEEAVTLDMLDLSTAKSNLEKAQAELQSAGDEAAKAEALINVEASEAIVKALE comes from the exons ATGCTGTCTGCCCGTGCTCTCTTCGCTCTCCGCCGGGCTGTATTTAGCCAGGTTCGGACATATGCCGAAGCAGCTCCTGCGGGGGCCCCTGCCATGAGTTTCACATTCGCTTCCCCGACTCAG GTTTTCTACAGTGGTGCCAGTGTGAAACAGGTAGATGTACCCACATTGACAGGAATGTTTGGGATTCTCCCAGCCCATGTCCCAACTCTACAGGTTCTCAGGCCAGGCATTGTAACAGTGTTCAGTGATGATGGTGGTGCAACTAAATATTTTG TGAGCAGTGGTTCAGTAACAGTAAATGCAGACTCTTCTGTGCAACTCCTGGCTGAAGAGGCAGTGACACTGGACATGTTAGACCTTAGT ACTGCAAAGTcaaacttggaaaaggcacaggcagagCTGCAGAGCGCTGGAGATGAAGCTGCAAAAGCAGAGGCTCTTATTAATGTTGAAGCTAGTGAAGCTATTGTCAAAGCCCTGGAATGA